The following are encoded together in the Lathyrus oleraceus cultivar Zhongwan6 chromosome 3, CAAS_Psat_ZW6_1.0, whole genome shotgun sequence genome:
- the LOC127126597 gene encoding germin-like protein subfamily 1 member 7 yields MKVLYFLVTILALASSPSFAYDPSPLQDFCVAIQDPKDAVFVNGKFCKDPALVKAEDFFEHVNPGNTSNALGSQVTAVTVDQLFGLNTLGISLARIDFAPKGLNPPHTHPRGTEILIVLEGTLYVGFVTSNQDKNRLFTKVLNKGDVFVFPIGLIHFQLNVGYGNAVAIAGLSSQNPGVITIANALFKSNPPISDEVLTKAFQVDKSIIDYLQKQSWYDNN; encoded by the exons ATGAAGGTCCTTTACTTCCTTGTTACCATCTTGGCTTTGGCATCTTCTCCTTCCTTTGCTTATGACCCTAGTCCTCTCCAAGACTTTTGTGTTGCAATTCAAGATCCCAAAGATGCTG TATTTGTGAATGGAAAGTTCTGTAAAGACCCTGCGTTAGTTAAAGCTGAAGATTTCTTCGAACATGTTAATCCTGGAAATACCTCAAACGCATTAGGCTCTCAAGTGACTGCAGTCACTGTAGATCAACTATTCGGACTAAACACACTCGGCATATCTTTGGCTCGCATTGATTTTGCACCTAAGGGTTTAAATCCACCCCACACTCACCCTCGAGGCACTGAGATCCTTATAGTTCTTGAAGGCACCCTTTATGTTGGATTTGTCACTTCCAATCAAGATAAAAATCGTCTCTTCACCAAAGTGCTCAACAAGGGTGATGTATTTGTGTTTCCTATCGGTCTCATCCACTTTCAACTAAATGTGGGATATGGTAATGCCGTTGCAATTGCTGGACTTAGCAGTCAAAATCCAGGAGTTATTACTATTGCAAATGCGTTGTTCAAATCTAATCCCCCTATTTCTGACGAGGTTCTTACCAAAGCTTTTCAAGTAGATAAGAGCATCATTGATTATCTTCAAAAGCAGTCTTGGTACGACAACAACTAA